One Maribacter sp. HTCC2170 genomic window, ATAAAGGGACTTTTGAGAAATTCAGTACGGATTTGAAAACAACTTTCTCCGCCATTGGCAGTGAATTTGTTCCTTTTGGTGGTACTGTGGCTGCAGATAAACTTAAGAAATATCATTATAAAATAATGATGCCTTATTTTACTGACCCTGTAGAACTTAATGAGTTTGCTTCTTTTGAGGACGGCTTGAAAACCATTGAGGACAATTTAAAAGCGAAAAAAGGACAAACCGTACAAGTGTATAAATTGGTTTATCCAAATAGCAAAATTGCAGTCTTTGGTGTGGGTCTGAAAAGTAAAGAAGACGGTGAATCACATTTTTTACCTAAAATAGGAATTGATCACGCTGCAGCTTTACCTTATGAAATTATTTTGCAAGGTAGCACGGCCACTATGCTTCATGGTAAATATAGAATTGCGCTACATTGGCCGGAGCTCACTATGGGTACATTTATGAAAATAATGAGCACGCCTGGTGATATTGAGGATACTTTGGAAGAATTGTGTAAGCCAACAAGTGATACAGATTCTAGTAAATGATTCAAATGAATTCATAGGAAAGGCTCTTTGTTTTTAAAGAGCCTTTTTTCAATGTAACAAATAGGGTGATTTTGCGTCAAATAAGTACATCAATCAAAAAATCCTACAACTATGAGTTTTATTCGTGTGCTTTTGGCCATTTTGTTTCCACCCCTGTCCGTCATCGGAAAAGGTTGTGGTTCATTCTTAATTGTTTTACTTTTGACATTCTGTGGATGGGTCCCAGGAGTTATTGCTGCCTTGGTCATTCTGAATAATCCAAATTAATACAATATGTTTAAATTTCGTTTCTGGTCATTACTAATGGTTTTGGCCCTTGTTTCTGCGTGCAATTTCACTGAGGAAATATATCTTAAGGATGATGGTTCGGGCAAAATATCAATCAATTTTGATGGTTCTGAAATGATGGAAATGGCCGGTGAGGAAATGATGAAAGGCGGAGAGAAAGCCATTGATTCTGTTATCTCCTTCAAATCGTTTCTAGAAGAAAAGAAAGATAGTATTGCGACCTTGTCTCAAGGGGATCAGGCTAGATTAAAGAAATTGGAACCTTTTAATATGCGCATGGTCATGAATCCTGAGACTAAGGTCATGAAGTTTGATATGTATAGTGAGTTTGAAAATTTGGATGAGGTAGGCGATGCTTTTAATACGTTTCAGGATGCCAGTAGTATTGGTCCTGGTTCAAAAAACCAAGCATCTTCTAGTGGTGTGGGGACGCAAAGTACTCAAGTAGAGTATTCATTTGATTCAAATTCTTTCAAGCGAACCGCAAAAATTGTTGATAGTGTTTTGCAGAAGCAAGCTTTAGATAGTTTGGCCGGGGCCGAAATGTTTCTTTCAAGCTCTATGTATAAACTAAAATATCATTTTCCAAGAAGGGTGAAATCTTCGTCAGCCCAGGCAGCAACGTTTAGCGCTGATGGTAAGACATTGTTTTATGAGGTTAGTTTTCTTTCCTATATGAAAAACCCTGATACACTAAATATTGAAGTAGAACTAGAGGATTAATACCTTTGCTTCGATGAACAGGCAAATAGCACTACAGGATTTAGGACTTAAAGACTACAAAGAAACTTGGGACTACCAAGAGTTTTTATTTCAAAATACTTTGGACATTAAAATTAAGAACAGGAGGGAAAATACTAAGCTATCTACTCCCAATCACTTTCTTTTTGTTGAACATCCCCATGTGTACACTTTAGGGAAGAGTGGTGATATTGATAATCTTTTAGTAGATGAAAAAGTGCTCGCTGAAAAAGGGGCTACGTTCTATAAAATAAACAGGGGCGGTGATATTACGTATCACGGTCCTGGTCAATTAGTTGGTTACCCTATACTGGATTTGGATAATTTTTTTACCGATATTCATAAATATTTGAGACTGTTGGAGGAAATGGTGATTCTTACTTTGGCTGAATATGGATTAAAGGCTGAACGTTCAGATGGGGAAACAGGCGTTTGGTTAGATGTTGGTACGCCTTTTGCTCGAAAAATATGTGCTATGGGTGTACGTGCTAGCCGTTGGGTGACAATGCATGGTTTCGCATTAAATGTAAATGCTGATCTAGGTTATTTTGATTTGATGATTCCTTGTGGCATAAAAGGAAAAGCAGTTACTTCCCTCAATGTGGAATTAGGAAAAGAAGAAGTTTCGCTAAGTGAGGTGAAAGAGAAATTGCTAAAGCATTTTTCTAAGCTTTTTGAGGCAGAGTTTATAAAACAGAAAACCGAGGTTTAAGCCTCGGTTTTCTGTTTCTATAGAGTGTTGCTCACACATTTATTTACTGTATTTGGTCAGCACTGTTGTGCCCATTGATTTGCCGTTCTTGTTAAAACTTTCCTGTTTGATCATTCCAACACCTTCGGCAAACCAAACCCGAGAGGGGAACGATTGTTTTACCATCATTGCCTTCATTTTGTTTTCGCTATATATAACATAGCAATCAAATGTACCTGCAGGAGTAGTGACACTTTCCTTTTTTTCAACTTTTCTATTAATCATGTCAACGGTCGTATTCATATTAATGCCGCTCATACTAATTTTGATAGAAACATTCGCGTCCGATAACGCTTGTCCTACCGAAAGATCATTAGGTAATTCAAGGTCGGTTCCTGAAATATCCATTTCCATTCCTTCATACTGTTCAAACATACTACTAGGAACAAGGGATTTGTAGTCTACAGTTACCATATTCCCAGAACAGGTAAAATTATAGTCTGTTTTGTAGATTTCTTTTCCTTTTTCATCCCTCAGTTCAATAGCCATTGTTGCAGCGGTAACATCCCCCGAAGTTTTTACGTTCGATACTAAATAGGTGGCAATACCTTCAGTTTTGCCTTTTTTATTGTAGTTAGTGTATTGCATTGTAGCGCCTTCAACCATAGGATAATATTTACTGCAGTTTTGTGCCGCAGCAAATGAAGTGGTAAGTAAAATGATGCCAAATAAGAAAAGTATTTTTTTCATGATAGTGTTTTATTTAATGTCCTTTAAAGATAAGTATTAATATAGGTTGAATCAAGAAGGGTTTGTTTTCTTTTTGACTGAATATGTTCCCTCCAACGATACAATTTAGAAATGAAAAACTTGAATCTTATTTGATTTGATATGGTTGGAAGTCAATAATGTATGTTCGGTATAAAATAGTTCATAACTGGTACAAAGAAGGTTAATTCAATTGATATACAATTATTGAATTCTTCTGGTCTTGGGCAACCACTTCTAGTTTTCTGTCGTTTTCCATATCGGTCAAATCAATTAGAGAAGAACCAAAGACCGGAAAATTTGATATGGGTTTTGCCTGACTATCGAAAAGATATATTTTTTGGTTCTGAACATCGGTAACGCTCACATATATTTTATCATAGATGTAGAAAATTTTGGGTTGGGAATATACTCCAAAATCAAGCTCTACTTTTTTACCTTTAATACTCAAAATGTTGTCATTCATGTAGACGAAGGTTTTACTCGTGGCATCAATACCATGATCCTCATTTAATCTAAGGTTGGTAGTGTTTGATTTGCCATTAGTGTTTATTTGGTGAAGCACACCTTTTTTGTCAGTTAAAACAAACTTGTTCTTATATAAGTAAATTTCATTCTGTGAAAAATCAATTTTTTCGGTTATTCGTGTTCTAACATTCCCAACACGATTAAGAATTTTTAAGCTGCCATTTTCCAAGGCAAAAAGTAAATAATCTTTTCCCGAAAGAGCCAGATGCTTTGGTGCTTTTGAAATGGGGCTTTCTGTCGTAGTATATTTGAAACCACTTACGATTGCCCCTTTATTATTGTACATAAAAACCTTGTCCCCTTGAGTGACTACAAATCTATAATCCTTTTTATTTTCATAATCAAAAACGGCCAATTCGTTGAGGTTTCCTCCATCAAACTTTATCGTAAAAGGTTTTACCTCTTTTCCATTTCTGTCGATAATTAAAAATTTGTTATTTGTGGCGAAAGCCAACTGTAAACGTTTGTTTTTGTAAATATCAACTTGGTGGATTTTACCTTGAATCTGACTTTCAAGTTGCTTTTTCCATAAAACCTTCCCATTCGTTGATATCAAGTAAAGATTGTTGTCTTGGTCCTGTACTACAATTTCTTTTTTGTTGGTTCTGTGATTGGTTACAAATTGAGGGTTTGTTGCCAAATCAGTGTCCAGCTCCAAAGTGAATAAAGTGGCGATTGAGTTTATTTTCGATTTTCTACCCGTTTTTTGAATGGCAATATTGGTGTGAAAAAAGCCTTGATCAGCTACAAATTGGGCAGCAAACGTATTTTTGTCCAATTTTGCATCTTTGAAATCGTTAAAAACATCTTTAGAGAAATCGTCATTCAAAAATTGTTCAATACCTGTTGAATTGGAAATAAAAAGTATCGACGATTCTTCGGCAAGGACATCTTTTGCAGAAGCAAAAACATTGGTTTTTTCAAAAGTCAACCCGGTTTTGTTCGTATTGATTATCAATTCTATAGCCTTTCTGGTTTCAGCAAAAACAAAAGCATTTTCAATTATTGTGCAGAAATTTGCCTTAAAATCGGTGATTAGCGGATTCAAATATATAGTTAGAAAATTGGGATTGTTCAATTCTAAAATCTGATTCCCTTGGTATTCTGTTTCAGATTTTTTAATGCTGGTAACGTACTCAGAAAGTTTTTCTGAACCATATGTGTTCAAGAGAACTGATTTGCCTCCATCCAAATAAATAATTCCGACTTCTTCAACCGTGTTCAAAAGAGAATCTTTAGATGATTCTTGATTTAAATAAACCTGTTGATTTGCTGCAAAGAAGCTATAATCGTCAAAAGTAAAAGAGAGGATGGCATTAGTCGATTTTGGCGCGAACGCGGGAGTGATGCTGCTTAGGGGACTGGTTTGTCTAAATAGGT contains:
- the lipB gene encoding lipoyl(octanoyl) transferase LipB produces the protein MNRQIALQDLGLKDYKETWDYQEFLFQNTLDIKIKNRRENTKLSTPNHFLFVEHPHVYTLGKSGDIDNLLVDEKVLAEKGATFYKINRGGDITYHGPGQLVGYPILDLDNFFTDIHKYLRLLEEMVILTLAEYGLKAERSDGETGVWLDVGTPFARKICAMGVRASRWVTMHGFALNVNADLGYFDLMIPCGIKGKAVTSLNVELGKEEVSLSEVKEKLLKHFSKLFEAEFIKQKTEV
- a CDS encoding YqaE/Pmp3 family membrane protein, which encodes MSFIRVLLAILFPPLSVIGKGCGSFLIVLLLTFCGWVPGVIAALVILNNPN